The sequence ATGGGGAGTAGGTATTGGCATGGGGAGTAGATCCTGGCATGGGGCATAGAGAGTAGATCCTGGCATGGGGCATAGACCCTGGCATGGGGAGTAGAACCTGGCATGGGGCAAAGAGCCTGGCATGGGGCATACAGCTTGGCATGGGGTGTAGAGCCCTGCATGGGGAGTAGATTCTGGCATGGGGCATAGATCCTGGCATGAGGCGTAGAACCAGGCATGGGGCAAAGGATATGACATGAGTCGGGTATTTGCCACAAAAGCTAATGTGTTATTGAAAGTTCTATGTGCCAAACCTGGCATGTGCCACTGAGACTGGCATGTGCTCCGTTGGACATGATCCATGCCGACTATCATATGCTCCGCAGGGCATGTGCCGCAGAAACTGCCATGACCAGCCTAGCAAGTGCCATGGAGACTGGCATGTGCTCAGCCTGGCATGTACCACAGACACTGGAATGCACCCCAGGGTTACTATTTCAAAAGTCTCAGGacggctcatttagaaagtttccaggtatgaggGACATGTCTAGGATAGGCCGTTCACCCCAAGTAGATACGATCTAAAGGAAGAGTGCCCCTTAAGTGGCATTCCTAAAGATGAACTAAAGATGAGTGCACACTCAGTGATGTTTAGGACTTTCTCATCTAAACTAAAGTCTTGAAACGATGTATTTCTTGCATAAGTTAAATAAAACCAAGAAGGAAAGGTTGGTGAATAACCGGGTCCCATTGTTTTTCCAGGTGGTCAGTTTCGTCAGCCTGCGGTATGACAGCGCCCCCCCATGGATGGTGCTTTGTGTGCTGTGGTGCTCCATGGCGCAGACGCTCCTTCTGCCATCGTTCATCTGGTCCTGCGCTCGATACCGCGCTGACCTGCGCACGGTGTGGGAACATTGCGCCTCCATGCTGTCCGACAGCGGGGTGGATGATGGTGAGATGGGGAACCACTGGTGGTGGGGAGAGAGATTTAGGACCAGTGGTGAATGAATAGTTATGGGGGATTAGACCACTTTCTCCACGCTCTAGAAGAACTTTTCTCTAGCCGTAACCCTTAAGTCCGTATCGTGTTGTCTTCTGAAGAACGATAGAACCTTAACATTAAATGGGACTGTATCAGATAAAGGAAGGAGTGCGAGGAATGAACGTAACACGAATTTACTAAATTCTGCCATAAAGCAATCCACTCGGTGTAGTTTGTGAGGAGGGGGCGGTGCCAAATGATCACATGACTGCTTAGAATGGCAGCAATCAAGTCTGcatataaagaaacaaaatacactttttattttggcAACTACTCTTACTCACTAAAATTTGTGTGCCTCCTCCTTGTGTTCCTCTCCCGTGGACCCTTCATAGACAGCGGCCGGGAGGATTTCGCAGACGGACGACTACGCGAGGTTCGGTTTGATGCTAATGGAGCCACCATAAAGAGACCTCCTCACTATCTGAGCAGCGATATGAGGGATGGGAAATACATGCCGGTTCGACACGTACTTCTGCCAACGGATCGGAGCCAATATCTCCAGGTCCATCGGCACCAGGTAACGCCAGCCCAAGTTTATCTCAGCGTAGCGTCATCATATTGTCAATCCCAGCACACTGAACTGTGTGCAATGGGTTaaaccaggggtaggcaatctttggCTCTCCAGATgatgtgaactacatttcccttgatgctttgccagcattatgactgtaagagcattatgggagatgtagtccacaacatcatgAGAGCCAAAGATTGTCTACCCCTGGGTTAAACCACTGGCAGTATCTGCAGGATATGGGATTATCTATATAGCCTATCGGTAAAACATAGAGGAATTAGGGTGGGTGATGAGATCGACttgctttactgagaaggtagtagattaatggaacagcctctcatcaACAGTGGTAAAGACTAATCAAGCCAAgatcaaagactgattaaggagGAAAGGGCAGAGAAAAATAGAGACATTAGCATTGCATGCAGATTCTAATTTGGCCACAGGGGGGCGTAATATACAAATGTGGTCTCCGGGCGTTACTTCAAACCTGAgataaaggtgaaaaaaaagttaatcgagaaaatgtaatatataaaatatccaaaAGAATGAAATCTGAAatctacaataaatataatcGGTACAGATTTCCAACAAAATGCCATCAAAAGATACGCTTTATATCACAGTTTGCTTCTTTGTATCGGTTTCAGCGATCTGATAAAGCTTCAAGTGCAGCCACAAAACAATCTGATTGGTTGAGCCAAACCATTGGGTAAAATCTGACAGCCTATCACACCATCTATCGCTTGATTCATACCCAATTCATAGTCATATTTACAGAAGGGGTGAAAAAAAGCTTTACGTGAGGTTGTTGGGCCATAAAGAAAGAAACTTAGAATCTGCCAAcagattatcattattattatttattgttttatatagcgccatcatattccataggaatgtacaatgggtagacaggacataacaagaagtatataacataacaatcagacccattcggcccatcttgtCCGTTCCTTAGGTGTTCAGTAGTGGGAAGGGGATGCAGCGGGAGGGCGTACAGCTGTGATGGAGGAGAGCAGAATGACATATGGGCCAAGCTTCCATTCACCTTGTCTTATTCTCTATACAGGTTCCTCTGTCCCGGAGAATGTCACATGATGAAATCGACATGTTCCCCCCTCGTTCCTCTCCGCTCCTGATCAGGTGGTCTTCCTCAGATGATGTTCGAGGGGGGAATGGATCGGCCCGGGGAGGCTGTCCTTCTAGTCCCCGCCGTGGACACGACTATCATCAGTGGAATCGACACTCAGCTCCCCGGGTAGAGGGAGATGACGGCCTCACCTCTCTCCAGCAGTTTTTGGCAGGGGGCTTAGGCGGTCCTGCGGGATTTGGGGCAGGAGGCCACAATTCATTCTTTCGGGATGAGATCACAGCATTTATTGATGACACTCCCTGCCCGTCGCCTGTCGGGACCCCTCATAAAGTGCGTACTGCACCCCGACCCTCCCCCCTCCCAAGGAGGGGGCTAGAAGGAGGGGTGGCTTGGGGAGTTGTCGGGGAGCGACGCCTGTCCCTATGTAATGCCCCGCATGGGGCACCAGAATCCCGAAGAGCTTCACTCTCTGAAAAGGGTTCTAGAGGGGGCTCTTAACATAGCGAAGGGGGCCACGAACCAGGGAGAGAGACCCCCCGATACATAAGGCTCCCACAAGCTGAACAAAGAAGCTGCACTGGGTGCGCCCCCCCATCCAACGATTACCTTGTTCTCAGGCAAAACTCCTGTTTGTGGGGGGCAGAGGGCTTTGCCAGGGCCCTAACCTACCCTGCTTTACGCTGCCCATCACGGCCCTTTGCCCCTTACACGCACAACAAATACACTGGAAAATGAGCCAAAAGacgacaaaataaataaattgtgacttgaataaaaaaaaacagacgtaTTGGGGTCGTTTGTAACTCAGACACGGATAGCTGCACACGCGGGAACACGCAGACGCACATACGTTTACATCCATATAGAAACATGAGGAAGAAAAACTGGTTCTGGTACTGGAGGTAAGTGGCCGCTCCAGCTGCCCCTAATTAGGGGCCTGTCATCTAAACGTGAACACCGCAAACACAGGAGTAAAATAGGACAAACAGCACGGTAATTAATACAATGCGACATCTGGGGACAGCGGCAGAAAACTGATTTATCGGCCAGATCATTTACAGAAGCGGCTTCTCATGGCAATTAGCAGTGAATGAATGTCTGCTCCGGCCCCAGAGGTGCTTTGAATAATGAATTAATAGCGCGTGTATAGGAATGTCAGCGGCGGGCAGGGGAAGGAGGCCATTAATCCAGCCCTTCACTCACTGAATAAATCCGGACTAGCCATCCGGTGGATCGCTGGCCATTGGCAACCCCATACTCAACCGGCAGCAGACCTGGTGTTTCAGCGTGCGGCCAACTGCGATATCCAGCTGTCGTCCTTGCTTACATCATCAGGTgaccgctggccttaaagtgccagggccacctcgttTCATAAGCAGAGTAACATAATAAGAGAAAACATTCAAactaaattcattcattctggAGTCTTCAAAGTTTATGTGACAGCACTTTATCCTCTAGAAATAAGCTGTGCTGTATGCCCACTTCCAACTTTCCCAATTTAGAAGGGACTGTCCCTTTTTTGGCCCTAAATACCCccattcctcccctgatgcccctcattTCTAGGAATGCTCGGAATGCTTCTGTAGGAAACCTATAGAAACCACAGtaaacagctttataaattaaattgtgtaaataaaatgtactatcCTTCTTCTAATTGTCTCATTTACATAAAAAGCTATGAATGGGTCATTAAGCCCCGCCCCCGAGGAGCATTTACCACAGCcctaaaacaaattattttctgaCATTGGAAAACACAAGTGTTAGAGGGATGTTAAAGTACCCTCTACTACTATTTCACCCTTGCTACCCAATGGAAGATTCTCCGTTCTCTCACCCGTTAGCACAAGGTGTCTGTAATCCGCAATCAGTGATAACAGACTGACAATCACTCACACATCGCTATCGACGGATAGGCCGCCATTGATACTCCAATCCTTATAGACTGACAGTAATCCACACTTTGGTTATTATCAGCACCTTTATCCTTAATCCATCCTGCATTTGGCAATAGATTCATTACTTGCAAGTCTGTCGGTTCTGgttctgtcagaccctttgaatgtagggactgtaagaagcgctgcgggaattgttggcgctatataaataaaaataaataataataattgcaatcCAGGTTTCGCGATAAACAGATTACTGGTGATCTACTATTGACAGTATGAAGAGGCTGGTGACGACAGGCTTTACATGGTCTTGAGTGTACTGACCGGTATGCTGCCCGGTGTACTGACCGGTGTGTTGGCCGGTGTGTTGCCTGGTGTGCTGATCGGTGTGCTGCCCGGTGTACTGACCGGTGTGTTGGCCGGTGTGTTGCCAGGGGTGCTGCCCGGTGTACTGACCGGTGTGCTGCCCCGTATGCTGCCCGTGTACTGCCCGGTGTACTGATCGGTGTGTTGCCCGGTGTGCTGCCCGGTGTGTTGCCCGGTGTACTGCCCGGTGTACTGACTGGTGTACTGATCGGGATGTTGGCCGGTGTGCTGCCCGGTGTACTAATCGGTATGCTGCCCGGTGTGCTGATCGTGTACTGCCCGGTGTACTGATCAGTGTACTGCACGGTGTACTGATCGGTGTGTTGCCCGGTGTGTTGCCCGTGTACTGCCCGGTGCTCTGATCGGTGTGTTGCCCGGTTGCTGCCCGGTGTACTGATCGGTGTGCTGCCCGGTATGCTGCCCGGTGTGCTGGATTGTTCTGTCCATTCAGTCTAATGAGAGTTTATAATCCTGGATTTCTTTTATTACCGTGCAATTAATCAGTTAAGATTAAGCCACGTGACTCTTGTTGATTAAAATAGAGATGAGCGCATTGAGAGacagcacagagagagagagagagagagagagagagagagagagagagagagagagagagaaagagagaggaagagagagggagagagaaagagagagagggagacagagagagggagagagagagggagggaaagagagagagagggggggagagagggagacagagagagagagagagagagagagagagagggagagagagagggagggaaagagagagagggagagcacTTTGAGAGGAAGTcagagagatagagagacaAAAACATCAGATGGCTTCCAACATTTCAAACGGCTAAAGagggaaaacttttttttttacttggcttTACTAAGACTTTTTGGTGTCCATATGACCTACAGACGCATAGAATttaccggcagatcggccccattcggcccccgtctagtcgcccgtttctccttctGTAACGACTCCAACCtgaatcagttgttggtctcgtcttagattcaggagccgtatgtctatcccatgcatgtttaatcccctcactgtattaccgtctaccacttctgccgggaggctgttccacttatctaccaccctctaagtaaagtaaaacttccttacattccatctaaacctctgGCCCTCTGGTTTCTGGAACGACTTATATTTCTTTCTATAGAGCTCTGCCATACGATCATTCCATACATTCTGAGCTCGGTGAGAGATTCCCCGGGGTAGGAGAGAGACATCTTACTTCATATACTTTGcatggaaagagagagagagagagagagagagaggtggagagaaCCACGGAGAGACAGCCCAGACAAGGGAGGGAGATGCAGAGAGACAGCCTACAGAGGGAGGGAAGAGTTTGGAAGTTCAACTGGTTTTGTTTCTCTGAAACATCCGGCTTCCGTGTAAAACCAGAGAGACCAACGGCATTATATGAGACTGGACCGGACAGAGAGACAGCACCGGACAGAGAGACAGCACCCGACAGAGAGACAGCACCGGACAGAGAGACAGCACCCGACAGAGAGACAGCACCGGACAGAGAGACAGCACCCGACAGAGAGACAGCACCGGACAGAGAGACAGCACCGGACAGAGACAGCACCGGACAGAGAGACAGCACCGGACAGAGAGACAGCACCCGACAGAGAGACAGCACCGGACAGAGAGACAGCACCGGACAGAGACAGCACCGGACAGAGAGACAGCACCGGACAGAGAGACAGCACCCGACAGAGAGACAGCACCGGACAGAGAGAAAGCACCCGACAGAGAGACAGCACCGGACAGAGAGACATCACCGGACAGAGAGACAGCACCGGACAGAGAGACAGCACCCGACAGAGAGAAAGCACCCGACAGAGAGACAGCACCGGACAGAGAGACAGCACCCGACAGAGAGACAGCACCCGACAGAGAGACAGCACCCGACAGAGAGACAGCGCCGGACAGAGAGACAGCACCCGACTGGCAAAGACAGCTCGAGACTGCTTGATGGACTCATGATATGGAGCGGTGAGAAAGCAGGAGTCACCAGAACAAGATGATGACAGAAGAGACATCCAGTAACACAGAGAGCTCGACAATGGAGAGAGAGCCGGCTGCCCACCCAGAGACCTCTCTCAGCGATGTACCCGGCCCCCCGAAACCGTCCGCTCATCCCATGTACCCCGAAAAGCCCAGAGAGAACTTCAGTCCGAAATACATCACGCCAGAGACCGACGCCGGAGCCCAAAAAGAGGAGTTCTTCGCCTTCAGGGTAACAGAGGGGCAACGCTGGTGGCAGTAATGTGGGGCAACGGGAACCGGGGGAGATAGAACAGCTGTATGGGTATTATAGGGGTATTAGCTGGGCATTATAGGGAAGATCGTGGGGTAATATAGGGTAAAACTAActgtatttcttcctttttaccTCCAACTCTTCCCCGCTTACTTCTCCCATTACCCTCTTTTTACCCCATTCTGTTACCTCCCTTTCGCTTTATGTTGCCCCGGAACCCTCTCTTACTCTTTTCACCTCCTCTCTCCACTTCCACCCCatccttttctctctttctcctaccttggctgcccccccccccgtctctgTGTACTCCCACTCTCACCCACCCAACCCTCAGCCGTCACTCATCTCCCAGGCCATCCAGGATGTTCGAAGCCAACTCTCCCCTGACGAGGATGGAAACCTGCAGAGCACCTGGATCCTGACACAGTAAttacgtgtgtgtgtacagtgtgtgcagtgtctgtgtgtgtgtgtacggtgtgtgtgtgtacagcgtgtgcagtgtctgtgtgtgtgtgtacggtgTGTGTGCACCTGCGTCGCACAGGTGCCTGAATGGAACAAAGtcaccatagaaacatagaaccagtcgtcggtctcgtcttcgattcaggagccgtatgcctatcccatgcatgtttaatcccctcgctgtattaccctctaccacttttgccgGGAGGTTggcccacttatctaccaccctctcagtaaagtaaaactagtAACTGGTCCGCTGAGCATAACATCAGGATTAAGCCAGAAACGTAGCTTTCACTTTCACTTTCACCGCATTCTTTTGACATGAAATGAAGTTAAACATGCGCAGCGGCATTAAAAGATCGCAGAAGGCTTCAGTCCTGATCCGTAGAGCATTGGTAGTGCATGCGCAGTTACATAAGTTTTAGGGACCTCAGAGGGGTAAAAGAAGCGCTCAGAGCGTCCGTGTGGCATCGTTTTTGGTCTGTGCTGAtctggctgcttttctgctttttccccCCCGGCAGGATCAGCCACTGGGGCGCAGAGTGTGAGCTCCTGGGGTTCCTGTGCGAGCAGTCCCTGATCCTCTGCTATTATGATTTTGTTGGGCTCTGCAGCTCCCGACTGTTCCGCGTTCCTCTGCATTTCATCGACACCGTGACGTGGGGCCCGCTGTGCTACCCGCCGACCGCACTCAACAAGTGAGTTACCCCGTCTTCTGCAGGGAAAGAAGCTGGGGGGGCGGGGAGAGGGGCAAATCCCCCCCAATTAATTTGCGAGGGGTGCACCTAAACGTGGAGATCTTCCCTCTGCCGCCTCCTCTGGTGCTCCCCGCCCCGTCAGACTGGATTCTACTcctttgagctgccgcctctgGTTTTGGGTGTTGTTCCCACTGGTGTTTATTTCTGGAACTTGTGAGTGAGTTAGCAGAGCACTAatcccactgtacagcgctgcggaatatgatggcgctataaaaacaataataatccgTTACATTTTCTCCTCTGCTCCTTCTCTGCCAGGCTGGACGGACATGCGCTGAAGGTGCAGTGGGACAAACTCCGCGACCCCCCCTCCTTCATTTCCCGCTGGAATCCATGGGCCCAAAATCTACCCTACGTCATCCTGACCAAACACCCCGGAGCCCCCGGCCACCAACACCTCCGAGACATGTGCCAGGTGCAGCATAATGCAATgcgggggttattactgtatacagcgctgggggttatattactgtatacagcgctgggggttatattactgtatacagcgctgggggttatatcactgtatagagcgctggggttatattactgtatacagcgctgggggttatattactgtatacagcgctgggggttatattactgtatacagcgctgggggttatattactgtatacaatgctggggtaattactgtatacagcgctgggggggtatattactgtatacagcgctggggggttatattactgtatacagcactgggggttatattactgtatacagtgctgggggggttatattactgtatacagctctgggggttatattactgtatacagtgctgggggttatattactgtatacagcgctgggggttatattactgtatacagcgctggggggttatattactgtatacagcggtggaggttatattactgtatacagcgctgggggtcatattactgtatacagcgctgggggttatattactgtatacagtgctgggggttatattactgtatagagcgctgggggttatattactgtatacagcgctgggggttattactgtatacagcgctgggggttatattactgtatacagcgctgggggttatattactgtatacagcgctgggggttatatcactgtatagagcgctgggggttatattactgtatacagcgctgggggttatattactgtatacagcgctgggggttatattactgtatacagcgctgggggttatattactgtatacagcgctggggggttatattactgtatacagcgctggggggttatattactgtatacagcgctgggggttatattactgtatacagcgctgggggttatattactgtatacagtgctgggggttatattactgtatacagtgctgggggttattactgtatacagcgctggggggttatattactgtatacagcgctgggggttatattactgtatacagcactgggggttatattactgtatacagtgctggggggttatattactgtatacagcgctgggggttatattactgtatacagcgctgggggttatattactgtatacagcgctggggggttatattactgtatacagcgctggggggttatattatatatcactcCTATAGCCCACCTGTGTCCTTCACGTGGCGCacttaactcctcccccttcaCACATGAATCATGAAAGTTCCGTGTTCTTGTGTCCCGGCAGCTCGAACCCTTCATGGAACGCCTAGTGGAGTCGGTGAAATCGGCTCACAGGCAGCGACCGCTCCCCGGAAGAGCCAACGGCCTGCTGGTCCTCTATAGAAGCGTCACCGTGGAGACCTCCGTGGGCCTCCTCGCCTTTCTCAGCAGCAAGGCCCAGCTGGGCTACGCCAAACCCCGCGGAATTTTCGGATTCTGAAGGTTCCGCAGACTTCGTGTTAAATGGGCCGGTGACTTCGTGGACCTGTTTGGCCCTCTGGGGCCCCCCTGTGGCAGGAGCGAACGTCCCGTAGAAATGGTGTTCCTTTGTCAAAGTGCCTTTTAATGATGAATCGCGGATATTTTACTGACAAATGTggtagattgtcagctctgtgGACATCGCTGGATCCCAGGATCTACTGGGCTGGGCTGACATCATCAATGGGCCTGATGTGGTGGGTGGGGCTGGTCCCAACTGCTTTATATTTATAAGAGGGTGGGAGGGGGGAATAGTCATGGGTGGGGTTTGGGCGTGTCTAGAGATTTCAGGGCGTTACTAGGAGACCCAGAAAAGCGGTGCTTCAACCGGAGACTCCGGGGCAAGTTCCTGGGTATGGGCATATGCTGACTGGGCCTGGGGGGGGGACCATCAGCCCCCCAGGTGTCCCACTGCTCAAGGGCCGGTTACAGGGCAGATCACATTTACACTGGACTgccagggtatgatgtcataacccggcGCTGCATTGGAGGATGGAGAACGCAGAATGGGCGGCTGAGGGTGCGTTCGGCGGTACTTTTTGGATTGTGTGAT comes from Spea bombifrons isolate aSpeBom1 chromosome 11, aSpeBom1.2.pri, whole genome shotgun sequence and encodes:
- the LOC128468489 gene encoding tumor protein p63-regulated gene 1-like protein, producing the protein MTEETSSNTESSTMEREPAAHPETSLSDVPGPPKPSAHPMYPEKPRENFSPKYITPETDAGAQKEEFFAFRPSLISQAIQDVRSQLSPDEDGNLQSTWILTQISHWGAECELLGFLCEQSLILCYYDFVGLCSSRLFRVPLHFIDTVTWGPLCYPPTALNKLDGHALKVQWDKLRDPPSFISRWNPWAQNLPYVILTKHPGAPGHQHLRDMCQLEPFMERLVESVKSAHRQRPLPGRANGLLVLYRSVTVETSVGLLAFLSSKAQLGYAKPRGIFGF
- the GPR162 gene encoding probable G-protein coupled receptor 162; the encoded protein is MPRASEQDEADELYQNNSMSWLACGALSLLANGWSILSLASRGGSGQRPRPLELLLCLLAGTHLLMAAVPLSLFSVVQLRRRHSPGYEWNEGLCKVFVSTYYTLALSTCLTVACLSYHRMWMVRWPVSYRLGGARRQALQGALGIWAASFVLSTLPSIGWHDNARRFYTRGCHFLASRIGLGFGLCFQLLLLGGVGTGLGCLGVTLYHACCCPADRGGTGEGGAEGKLEVPAIVVQDAQGKRRSSLDGSESPRTAAQVTGLVGGIVLLYDALTGLPILVVSFVSLRYDSAPPWMVLCVLWCSMAQTLLLPSFIWSCARYRADLRTVWEHCASMLSDSGVDDDSGREDFADGRLREVRFDANGATIKRPPHYLSSDMRDGKYMPVRHVLLPTDRSQYLQVHRHQVPLSRRMSHDEIDMFPPRSSPLLIRWSSSDDVRGGNGSARGGCPSSPRRGHDYHQWNRHSAPRVEGDDGLTSLQQFLAGGLGGPAGFGAGGHNSFFRDEITAFIDDTPCPSPVGTPHKVRTAPRPSPLPRRGLEGGVAWGVVGERRLSLCNAPHGAPESRRASLSEKGSRGGS